The sequence GCTGGTGGGAGAGCGCCTTTTTCACATAGGCTACATCCACCTCAGCGCAGGCCAGATAGACGCGCCCTCCAGGACTCACTTGGGGGATAAAAATCGTCCTGAAGCTTCCCCATCGATCCTCATACTCATCCACTCCTCGCTCCCGATTCCCTAAAGCGGCTTTGAGCTTGGAGCTGGCGTCATTGTAGAGCTCAAAATATTGCACATAATTACCCAGTCGCTCCTCTTCTTGGGAGCGACTGCTCGTGGTGAGGTAATAATCCTCTCCCTCTTTGATCACGGTGTAGAGGAAATGAAGTCCATTGGCACGCGCATATTGCGTCAATCGAACGATATTACGCTCATCCTCTTCGGCTGAAATCGACCCTGCCCCGTAAGCACGATCATGAAAATCTTCCGCCAAAATTTTGGGAATCGCGCTCGCAGCCGTGTGAAGATTGCGATCGATTCCTTCTAAAATGCTCTCTTTGGTGCTCTGGTAGGAGAAGGCCATGTAGATCAAAATCCCCATCGTATAACCCCAAAAAGCCAGCACAAAGAGCCATCGATTCTCCTTTACCATAGGGTTTTCCCCCTATAGGAGCAATCCAAAGAAGTCAAAAGAGGAACTTTGGTAAACTCCTCTTTTGAAGTTTTGCTCCAAGGGGTGGTCGCTTTATCCATGGAAAATCTAATCGTTTTTGGAATCATCTCTGTCCTCATAGTCATCTCTCCCTTTGTCAGTGCTCTCTCCAGAATTCCGCTAGTGGTCGTGGAGATACTGCTTGGAATGGCGGCTTTCTACATGGGTGTCATTGAACATTCTGATGCTCTAAAGATTGTAGCGAAAATTGGTTTTTTATACCTTATGTTTTTGGCAGGAATGGAGGTGGACCTCAAAAGTTTTCTCACCCTCGGGAAGGAACTACTCAAAAAGGCCGCCATCTACTTTGGCGTGCTCTACACCCTCACCCTCACCCTCGTCTTTTACATGGAGCTTCCCGCGATCTACATTGTCGCTTTTCCCGTCATGTCGCTTGGCATGATCATGGCGCTCATCCAAGACTATGGAAAGCAACAACCTTGGCTCAATCTGGCGCTAAAAATAGGAATCATCGGAGAGCTTATCAGCATCGCTGCCCTCGTGATTATCAATGGTGCCTACTCTTTTGGCATGACCATTGACCTCTACAAGACTCTCGCCGTGCTCCTCATCTTTTTGCTTGTGATCATCATCCTCTTTCGATTCGCCAAGATCATCTTTTGGTGGTTTCCTTCGCTCAAGCTTCTTTTGGTGCCTCATGAAAATTCAATGAATCAAGACATTCGATTCAGTATGATGCTCTTTTTCGTGATGATTGGAATCGTCTTGTACTTAGAGCTTGATGTGGTGCTTGGCGCCTTTTTGGCGGGAATGTTCTTGGCGACCTTTTTTCAATACAAAAAAGAGCTTCCTGAGAAGCTTCACGATTTTGGATTTGGCTTTCTTGTCCCCCTCTTTTTCGTCTATGTCGGCTCCACGCTTGACATTCATCTTATCATCCAAAACCCTCAGCTCCTAAGCCACGCGCTCTTTGTGACGCTCTCCATGATCACGATTCGACTCATCGCCGCCTCCATCGCTTATGGAAATTACTTTAAAAGCGCGCGAAACACCCTGCTCTTTGCCCTAAGCGACTCCATGCCACTCACCTTCCTTGTCGCCACTGCCACGCTTGGAATCCAGCTAGGAGCCATCACTCAAATGGAGTATTACGCCTTTGTGATCGCCGCTCTCATGGAGGGAATCCTCTTCACGATGCTGATCAAATTCATCTATGTTTGGAGCGAAAAGCGCAAAATCAGCTAGGGAGTGTTGTCTATTTCTGCTTTTTGGGGAGAGGAGGGGTGCTTTTGTAGCGCTTCATCTCTTGCAAATAGCGATAGATCGCCTGCAGTTCCGAATCTTCGAGATGATACTTTGGCATCACCTTGTTCTCTTTGAGGGTCGCTTGGGAGAATCGCTCATAGGAGAGCTCATTAATAGGGGGAGCGATGAGCGGTTTGAGCTTGCCTTTATGCTGGTATTGGGCGATGATGGAGCCCTCGCCCTCTTTGCCGTGACAATGAACACAGCCAATTCCCCTAGGGTTTTCATAGAGCATCTTGCCATATTCAAAGGGTGTGATAAAACTGCTCTCCGCACTCAACATCACAGGAAAGAGCCACCACCACGCAAGCCTCATGCCCACCCTTAAAGTAAAAAAAATAGAGTTTCCCCTATAATACCCGACTTCACTTTTAAAGGCGATAAATGCAACTGCTCGATGGCAAAGCCCTCTCTTTGGAGATTGAAGCCAAAGTCAAAGAAGAGGTCATGATTCTCACCTCCTCTAGAGGAGTTACTCCGGGATTGGCGGTGATCCTAGTCGGCAGCGATCCGGCCAGCCAAGCCTATGTGAACATGAAAGCCAAAGCCTGCAAACGCGCAGGAATCTACTCCATCACACACGAGATGCCAGAGAGCACCACCGAATCACAGCTCCTCAATGCCATTTCGATTCTCAACAATGACCCCAATATTGATGGAATCTTAGTCCAGCTCCCCCTACCCAAACACATCAACACCGCCAAAGTGCTTGAGGCGATCGCCCCCCACAAAGATGTCGATGGATTCCATCCCCAAAATGTGGGCAGGCTCACCTCCAATCTTGGCGGATTCGCCCCTGCTACCCCCATGGGAGTGATGCGACTGCTCCAAAAATATGGGATTGACCCCCAAGGTAAAAACGCTGTGATCGTGGGCGCAAGCAATATCGTGGGCAAACCCATGGCCTCACTCCTGCTCAACGCCAACGCCACCACCACCCTCTGCCACATCTACACCAAAGACCTCGCCTCTCACACCCAAAACGCCGATATCCTCTGCGTGGGCGTGGGCAAACCCAACCTCATCACCGAATCGATGGTGAAAAAGGGGGCGGTGGTGATCGATATTGGTATCAATCGTCTTGAGGATGGCTCCCTCGTGGGTGATGTGGATTTTGCCTCCGTCGCGCCTAAATGCTCCTACATCACCCCCGTTCCCGGAGGCGTGGGCCCCATGACCATCGCTTCTCTTTTAGAAAATACGCTCAAAGCCGCCAAAACTCGACAGGAAACACCCCAATCATGAAATGGTTCAAAAAACTCTACGACTTTGCCAACAGCTGGACGGGAACCCTTATTATCGTCCTTGGAATCATCTTCTTTGTCGCCCAAGCCTTTGTGATTCCAAGCGGAAGCATGATTGGCACCATGCTCATCGGGGACAATCTCTTTGTGAAAAAATTCGCCTATGGCACCCCCACCCCAAGACTCCCTTGGCTAGAGTGGAAGGTGCTTCCCGATTTTAACGACAACGGCCACCTCATCGAGGGCGATCGACCCAAAAGAGGCGATATTGTCATCTTTCGATTCCCCTTGCAAGACACGATTCACTATGTGAAGCGCTGCGTAGCCAAAGAGGGAGATGAGGTGATCTACGCCGAGGAAGGGTTCTATTTTCGCCCCATCGAGGGAGACGCCTATATCCATGAGCGCTACAAAGGAGTCAAAACGCGCCATTTCTTTGGGAAGCTCTTCGTCTATGATCCCTATTTGAGCGAACATTCGGGCGTCCACTATGAGAAAAAAACAATGAACGCCTTCGCCCAAATGCTCCACTACGCTAGCGCCAATCAACTCTTCATGAGCGCCCACAGAAGCGCAGAAGGAGAGATATTTTTCTATCACAAAGTCGAAAAAGATCACTTCTTTATGATGGGAGACAATCGAGACAACTCCAACGATTCCCGATTCTGGGGAAGCGTGCCCTATAAAAATGTCGTCGGCAAGCCTTGGTTTGTCTATTTTAGCTGGGATGAAGATTACAAAATCCGCTGGAATCGAATCGGCAAAAGCATCGAAACTTTAGAAGACGAGCTACGAGACGCTAAAGCCAAGGAGGCCTTGTGATAGAGATCAAAGGAATCGACCCCCTCTATCAGATCATCACCCTCATCCTCGCCCTCTTGGTAGCGATTATTGGGCATGAGATCATGCACGGCTATGTCGCCTATCGCTATGGGGATTTCACCGCCAAAAATGCAGGTCGATTGAGCATCAATCCCTTGGTTCACATTGATCCCATTGGCTCGATTTTGGTGCCCGGACTCCTCTATATATCAGGCGCTCCTTTTCTCTTTGGCTGGGCCAAGCCTGTGCCTGTGGACTCTTATGTGGTGCTCAAAAATGGAGGATACAACGCAGGAATCGCCGTCTCTCTTGCAGGCATAGCCTATAACTTTGCCCTAGCGATTCTCTCGGTCTTGCTTCTTGGGATCGTCAATACCGAAGAGTTCTTTGGCGCGATCGTTGCCCTCTTTTTGCTCCAGCTCACCCTCTATAATGTTGTCTTGGGAGTCTTCAACCTTTGGCCTATCCCTCCGCTTGATGGCTCTAGAGCCCTTGCTTACGGATGTCTCAAGTATCGCTTCATGAGCCTTCCCCGCCTTTTTGGCCAGCTAGAACCCTATGGGATGATCATCCTAGTGGCCATTTTGGCCACCCCGCTCTCCCAATGGTTCTTCTACCCCGTGAGGCTAATTTATGGTTTTTTGCTATAATTGACCCGACTTTAACGACACGAAGGATTGAGTTTTGACCTACTTCATCGCCACTGATCACGCTGGATTCTCCATTAAAGATCATGTCAAAGAGTTCATCCGCCAAAAAGGCCACGAGGTGATCGACCTAGGACCTGCGAGCGCCGATAGAGTTGACTATCCTGACTACGCCCACGAGCTCTGCCAAAAGGTTTTAGAGAACAGAGAGAGCGCAGGGATCTTAATCTGTGGGACAGGGATTGGCATGAGTATCACCGCCAACCGCCACAAAGGAATCCGTGCCGCCTTGTGTCATGATGCCTACACCGCCACCCTCACCCGAATGCACAATGACGCCAATGTCCTCTGCATGGGAGAGCGTGTGGTCGGGCTGGGCGTGGTCGATTCGATTCTAGAGGCTTTTCTTAGCACCCCGTTTGAGGGGGGTCGTCACGCCTGCCGCATCGGCAAAATCGAACAAGAGTAGGATTCTATGTTTCTTGAGTGGTTCGTCGTCTCCAGTCTTATCCTCTTTGTCCTTTTCATGCTGATTAAAACCTTTTTCTATAAGAGTGTCGCCCAAAAGGAGGAGAAGAGTAGCGCCGTGATGAAACTCACTCTACAAGAGGCAGAGATTCTCATCCGAAAGCATCAGCTCCAGCTCCAGCGAGCCCTTGGAAACATTGATATTCTAACCGATGAAATCACCTCGTTACGCAACGAAGTTAAACTGCTCAAGCAGCGCAACTCCCAATACCGAATCGAGAGTGAAAAATACAAAAGCCGCATCAAAGATCTAGAGCAGAAAATCGAAGCTCTCCTCTAGAATTGCATCTGGCCTTAAGGAGTTTTTATGTCCGTCCTCGATGAGAATCAAAAGCAGTTTTTGCTTGACTCTATCCGTAACATTCCTGACTTTCCCAAGCCCGGAATCCAATTCAAAGATATCACCACCCTCCTCAATGATCCCAAGGCGTTTGGCTTTTTGATCGATTTTTTAACCGATCGTTACGCCCGTTTTGAGCTTGATTACGTCGCGGGTATCGAATCGCGCGGGTTCATCTTTGGCGCCGCTCTTGCCGCCAAGCTCGAAGTCGGCTTCGTCCCTATTCGGAAAAAAGGGAAGCTCCCCTCCACCACTATCGCCGAGAAATACTCGCTGGAGTACGGCTTTGATGAGGTGGAGATTCATATCGATGCTTTTAGAGAAAAAGAGGGAAGCCGAGTCCTCCTCATCGATGATCTCATCGCTACAGGCGGGACGGCTGAGGCGGCAGTGAAGCTGATCCAATCCGCCAAAGGTCACTGTGTGGAGGCTTGCTTCCTCCTGAATTTAGAAGAGCTGGGAGGGGCCAAAAAGGTCTCCAATCTCGCTCCACTCTACACTCTATTGGATATTTGACCATGTTTATGCCCACCCCTAGTCAATTTGACCCCGATGAGAGAGGCCATTTTGGAAAATTTGGCGGGAGATTTGTCCCTGAGACACTGATGCCTGCGCTCTTAGAGCTAGAGAGTGCCTACAATGAATTACGCTTTGATCGAGAGTTTTGGAGCGAGGTGGACTACTACCTCAAAGAGTATGTGGGTCGCCCCAGCCCCCTCTATTATGCGGAGCGTTTGAGCGATGAGTTAGGAGCCAAAATCTACCTCAAGCGCGAAGACCTCAACCACACGGGCGCTCACAAAATCAATAACACTGTCATCCAAGGACTACTCGCCAAACGCCTTGGCAAGAAGAAGATCATCGCCGAGACAGGCGCAGGGCAACATGGAGTCGCGACCGCGACCATCGCCGCGCTTTTGGGTCTAGAGTGCGAGGTCTTTATGGGCTCCAAAGACACCGCCAGGCAAGAGCTTAATGTCTTTCGCATGAAGCTCCTTAGCTCCAAAGTGCAAAGCGTGGAATCGGGCTCAAAGACACTCAAAGATGCGATGAATGAAGCCATCAGACATTGGGTCACTCACGCGCGAGACACCTTCTATATCATTGGCACCGTGGCAGGCCCCCATCCCTATCCCATGATGGTGAGGGATTTTCAGAGTGTCATCAGCTTTGAAGCTAAAAAGCAGATTTTAGAGAAAGAGGAGCGACTGCCCGATTATGTCATCGCTTGCATCGGCGGAGGGAGTAATGCCGCAGGGATGTTTGCTCGATTTCTTGATGAGGAGAGCGTGAGATGCATCGGCATTGAAGCAGGGGGGCTTGGCATAGAGAGTCATCACCATGGCGCCAGTCTCGCCAAGGGATCACCTGGGATTCTTCATGGACAGATGAGCTACCTCCTTCAAGATAGCGAGGGGCAGATCGAGGAGGCCTATTCTATCTCGGCAGGACTTGATTATCCAGGGATTGGCCCTGAACATGCCTACCTCTTTGAAAGTGGCGCGGCGGAGTATGATCATGTGACCGATGCGGAGGCTTTGGAGGCGTTTGTGTGGCTAAGCCAAAAAGAGGGAATCATCCCTGCTTTTGAGAGTGCTCACGCCATCGCCTACCTCAAAAAAGCGCGCGAGCGCTTCAAAGATAAAGTGGTGATTGTCTCGCTTTCAGGTCGAGGGGACAAGGATATGATTCAAGCAAAGAATCTTCTCAACTTCCACTAATTCATCTCAAAAAATCAACACGAGGCAAACGACGTGGAAGAGCTATTTCTTGGCTGGTTGAGAGATTACGGTTACACGATTCTCTTTATCTGGAGCATGATGGAAGGCGAGATGGGGCTCATCATGGCAGGCATCATGAGCCACACAGGCCATATGCAGATTCTCATCGCCATTGTCGTGGCAGGGCTTGGAGGCTTTGTCGGCGATCAGATCTATTTTTATATTGGGCGCTACAACAAACAGTTCATCTACAGGCGGCTCAAGACCCAGCGCCGCAAGTTCGCCCTCGCCCATCTTCTGCTCCAAAAATATGGCTGGCCTATCATCTTCATCCAGCGTTACCTCTATGGAATGCGCACGGTGATTCCCATGTCCATTGGCGTGACCCGTTATAGCGCGAAGATGTTCGCTCTCATCAATTTCTGTAGCGCCATTGTTTGGGCTGCATTCACCATATCGCTCGCCTATATTTTGGGCGAGGAGCTCCTCGCTATTGTTCACTGGATCAAAGATCACTTTTATCTCGCCATCCCCCTAGCGCTTCTTTTAGGCGGGGGAATTGCTTGGTATTTTCACTATCAGACCCGTAAATAAAAGGATAAAAATCGATGGAAATTTTATGTCACTCGGCTCCTTTGCATGAAATCAAAGCCGAAGCTTCACTTATTTTTGTCATCAATAAAGAGTTTTCTCACGAATGGATTGCCGATTCTGAGCTGTTTGGGAGTGTCGGCTTTGAAGGCAAAGAGGGGCAGACGCTCTTTATTCCTCAGAGCAAAACCCTCTATTATGCCCTCGATTCCCTCACGCCTGATTCCATCCGCGAATCAAGCGCCAAAGCCCTAAGGGCTCTCAAAAAATACCCCTTCTCCTCCTTCAAAGTCGGAATCTACACTCAAGAGTCACTAGAGTGCCTAGAGGCGATGGCGGCGGGATTTTTACTCGGAGATTACAACTTTGAGACCTATAAATCTCAAAAAAGTGAAAGCAAACTCACCCAAATCCTCATCTCACTCCAAACCCATCTAGGTCGCCAGATCGATTCTAAGAGCTTTGAGACGATTTTGGCTCGCCAGAGTGCGATCGCTAGAGCAGTCAATCTCGCTAGAGAGCTAGTCAACACTCCACCTGAGGATGCGACCCCTCAAAAGATTGCTCAAGCCGCCCAAAAGGTCGCTCAAGAGCATCAGCTAGAGTGTCGAATCGAAGATGAGAAGTTTTTGGAAAAGGAGCAGATGGGCGCTTTCCTCGCGGTCTCTAGAGCGAGCATCCACCGCCCTAGACTTATCCATCTCACCCACCAAAGTCCAAAGCCCAAGCTCAAAGTCGCTCTCGTTGGCAAGGGTCTCACCTATGATAGTGGCGGTCTGAGCCTCAAGCCTGCGGATTTCATGGTGACCATGAAAGCTGACAAAGGCGGAGGTTGCGCCGTCATCGCCATTCTCCAAGCCGCCAAAGAGCTAGGATTGGAGCTGGAGCTTCATGGAATCGTAGGAGCCACGGAGAATATGATCGGAGGCAACGCCTACAAGCCCGATGATGTTTTGCGTGCCAAAAATGGCAAAACCATCGAGATCCGCAATACAGACGCCGAGGGGCGATTGGTATTGGCTGACTGCCTCGTCTATGCCCAAGAGCTCAAACCTGACTACATCATCGACCTCGCCACCCTCACGGGGGCTTGCGTAGTGGGGCTTGGTGAATACACCTCAGGCGTGCTAGGACACAGTCAAGAGCTCAAGCACCGCTTCATCGAGTGCGCCACCCAAAGCGGTGAGCTGACCGCTGACCTCCCCTTCAATCGCCATCTCAAAAAACTCATCGAATCCAAAGTCGCGGATGTCTGCAATGTGAGCTCCACACGCTATGGTGGCTCCATCACTGCGGGACTCTTCCTCTCTGAATTCATCGAAGAATCTTACAAAGAGAAGTGGCTCCACCTCGATATCGCTGGGCCTGCCTATGTGGAAAAAGAGTGGGATGTCAACCCTCATGGCGCAAGTGGCGCGGGTGTGCGCATGGTCT comes from Wolinella succinogenes DSM 1740 and encodes:
- a CDS encoding cation:proton antiporter, with the protein product MENLIVFGIISVLIVISPFVSALSRIPLVVVEILLGMAAFYMGVIEHSDALKIVAKIGFLYLMFLAGMEVDLKSFLTLGKELLKKAAIYFGVLYTLTLTLVFYMELPAIYIVAFPVMSLGMIMALIQDYGKQQPWLNLALKIGIIGELISIAALVIINGAYSFGMTIDLYKTLAVLLIFLLVIIILFRFAKIIFWWFPSLKLLLVPHENSMNQDIRFSMMLFFVMIGIVLYLELDVVLGAFLAGMFLATFFQYKKELPEKLHDFGFGFLVPLFFVYVGSTLDIHLIIQNPQLLSHALFVTLSMITIRLIAASIAYGNYFKSARNTLLFALSDSMPLTFLVATATLGIQLGAITQMEYYAFVIAALMEGILFTMLIKFIYVWSEKRKIS
- a CDS encoding c-type cytochrome, whose protein sequence is MRLAWWWLFPVMLSAESSFITPFEYGKMLYENPRGIGCVHCHGKEGEGSIIAQYQHKGKLKPLIAPPINELSYERFSQATLKENKVMPKYHLEDSELQAIYRYLQEMKRYKSTPPLPKKQK
- the folD gene encoding bifunctional methylenetetrahydrofolate dehydrogenase/methenyltetrahydrofolate cyclohydrolase FolD — encoded protein: MQLLDGKALSLEIEAKVKEEVMILTSSRGVTPGLAVILVGSDPASQAYVNMKAKACKRAGIYSITHEMPESTTESQLLNAISILNNDPNIDGILVQLPLPKHINTAKVLEAIAPHKDVDGFHPQNVGRLTSNLGGFAPATPMGVMRLLQKYGIDPQGKNAVIVGASNIVGKPMASLLLNANATTTLCHIYTKDLASHTQNADILCVGVGKPNLITESMVKKGAVVIDIGINRLEDGSLVGDVDFASVAPKCSYITPVPGGVGPMTIASLLENTLKAAKTRQETPQS
- the lepB gene encoding signal peptidase I; protein product: MKWFKKLYDFANSWTGTLIIVLGIIFFVAQAFVIPSGSMIGTMLIGDNLFVKKFAYGTPTPRLPWLEWKVLPDFNDNGHLIEGDRPKRGDIVIFRFPLQDTIHYVKRCVAKEGDEVIYAEEGFYFRPIEGDAYIHERYKGVKTRHFFGKLFVYDPYLSEHSGVHYEKKTMNAFAQMLHYASANQLFMSAHRSAEGEIFFYHKVEKDHFFMMGDNRDNSNDSRFWGSVPYKNVVGKPWFVYFSWDEDYKIRWNRIGKSIETLEDELRDAKAKEAL
- a CDS encoding site-2 protease family protein, producing MIEIKGIDPLYQIITLILALLVAIIGHEIMHGYVAYRYGDFTAKNAGRLSINPLVHIDPIGSILVPGLLYISGAPFLFGWAKPVPVDSYVVLKNGGYNAGIAVSLAGIAYNFALAILSVLLLGIVNTEEFFGAIVALFLLQLTLYNVVLGVFNLWPIPPLDGSRALAYGCLKYRFMSLPRLFGQLEPYGMIILVAILATPLSQWFFYPVRLIYGFLL
- the rpiB gene encoding ribose 5-phosphate isomerase B, which encodes MTYFIATDHAGFSIKDHVKEFIRQKGHEVIDLGPASADRVDYPDYAHELCQKVLENRESAGILICGTGIGMSITANRHKGIRAALCHDAYTATLTRMHNDANVLCMGERVVGLGVVDSILEAFLSTPFEGGRHACRIGKIEQE
- a CDS encoding adenine phosphoribosyltransferase is translated as MSVLDENQKQFLLDSIRNIPDFPKPGIQFKDITTLLNDPKAFGFLIDFLTDRYARFELDYVAGIESRGFIFGAALAAKLEVGFVPIRKKGKLPSTTIAEKYSLEYGFDEVEIHIDAFREKEGSRVLLIDDLIATGGTAEAAVKLIQSAKGHCVEACFLLNLEELGGAKKVSNLAPLYTLLDI
- the trpB gene encoding tryptophan synthase subunit beta, whose amino-acid sequence is MFMPTPSQFDPDERGHFGKFGGRFVPETLMPALLELESAYNELRFDREFWSEVDYYLKEYVGRPSPLYYAERLSDELGAKIYLKREDLNHTGAHKINNTVIQGLLAKRLGKKKIIAETGAGQHGVATATIAALLGLECEVFMGSKDTARQELNVFRMKLLSSKVQSVESGSKTLKDAMNEAIRHWVTHARDTFYIIGTVAGPHPYPMMVRDFQSVISFEAKKQILEKEERLPDYVIACIGGGSNAAGMFARFLDEESVRCIGIEAGGLGIESHHHGASLAKGSPGILHGQMSYLLQDSEGQIEEAYSISAGLDYPGIGPEHAYLFESGAAEYDHVTDAEALEAFVWLSQKEGIIPAFESAHAIAYLKKARERFKDKVVIVSLSGRGDKDMIQAKNLLNFH
- a CDS encoding DedA family protein is translated as MEELFLGWLRDYGYTILFIWSMMEGEMGLIMAGIMSHTGHMQILIAIVVAGLGGFVGDQIYFYIGRYNKQFIYRRLKTQRRKFALAHLLLQKYGWPIIFIQRYLYGMRTVIPMSIGVTRYSAKMFALINFCSAIVWAAFTISLAYILGEELLAIVHWIKDHFYLAIPLALLLGGGIAWYFHYQTRK
- a CDS encoding leucyl aminopeptidase gives rise to the protein MEILCHSAPLHEIKAEASLIFVINKEFSHEWIADSELFGSVGFEGKEGQTLFIPQSKTLYYALDSLTPDSIRESSAKALRALKKYPFSSFKVGIYTQESLECLEAMAAGFLLGDYNFETYKSQKSESKLTQILISLQTHLGRQIDSKSFETILARQSAIARAVNLARELVNTPPEDATPQKIAQAAQKVAQEHQLECRIEDEKFLEKEQMGAFLAVSRASIHRPRLIHLTHQSPKPKLKVALVGKGLTYDSGGLSLKPADFMVTMKADKGGGCAVIAILQAAKELGLELELHGIVGATENMIGGNAYKPDDVLRAKNGKTIEIRNTDAEGRLVLADCLVYAQELKPDYIIDLATLTGACVVGLGEYTSGVLGHSQELKHRFIECATQSGELTADLPFNRHLKKLIESKVADVCNVSSTRYGGSITAGLFLSEFIEESYKEKWLHLDIAGPAYVEKEWDVNPHGASGAGVRMVLQFLEQLTKES